GGGGATCGGCAAAGGCCGTCAGGCCGATTCCGTAGAGGTGAAGAAAACGCAGTTCACCAACATCCAGCTGCGCCAGCCGGGTTTCGATATGCACCAGCAGATCGCCGGTCAGCAAGGCTGCCATACCGAAACGTTCAGCCGGCGTCATGGTTTCCCAGAGCTGACCGGGGGAGGTCTGCTGGTGTGCATCGCCGAGCCGGCGGGCAAACAGAACGGTTTCGGCCCCCGGCGACACCCGAAACTCATGGGGGAATGACAAGCCGGCCAGGATTTTGCCCAGCACCACACCAATAACATTGTCCGCCAGGTTCATCCGACGCAGCTGGCGCATTTTTGGATGGTCGGCAAGACGCTGAAGAAACGCTTCCCAAAGAACCGGCATCAAATCGGCCGGCAACCAGGAAGGCCGTCTGACGACAGGTTTCCCGGAAGAAGAAACCAGCAAAGCCCCGAGATCATGCACCAGACAAATTGGCGCTGCCAGCCCCAGAGAGGCAGTGCCACGCAGCCAGGCCACCGCCCGTCCCGGGGATGCCAGCTCCACATGGGTGAAAGGCAGTGACAGCAGGTGCCGACGGACAACCGCCGCAAGATGCCCCTCATCTTGAATACGGTCCCGAAAAACGGCATGAAAAACATCGCTGGGCCTGATCTCCATGACCGATACATCCCAGAAACGGACAGTCTTATCATCAGACCCGGAAGCCAGCAGGCGGCCGTCAGGAGAAAAACTGACACTGTTCACCTCCCCCTCATGACCCTCGAGAACCCGAAGCTCCCGACCGGTGTTCACCTCCCACAAACGAACCGTTCGGTCGCCTGACCCGGAAGCCAGCAGACGGCCGTCGGGAGAAAAACTGACACTCCAGACCAGATCCCGGTGGCCGGCAAACACCAGCAGTTCCCGGCCGCTGGCCACCTCCCACAGGCGAACGGTATGATCGGAAGAACCAAAGGCCAGCAGACGGCCGTCGGGAGAGAAACTGACACTGCAGATCCGGGAGAACCCCCCGGTCAGGACAGCGAGGCGGCGGGCAGTGGCCACCTCCCACAGAATAACCGTATGGTCGTATGAGCCAGAAGCCAGCAAGCGGCTGTCAGGGGAAAAACAGACGCTGTAGACATCGTCCGTATGGCCGGCCAACAGCTTAGGCGTCTTGTAGGTTCTCAAATCCCACAGATAGACCATCCGGTCATGACTGCCGGCGGCAACATAACGGCCATCAGGGGAAAAACAGGTATCATAGAGGGAATTATGGGCTTCCAGCCGCCGAAAGGGACGCCCGGTAGCCACATCCCAGAAAAAGATGGTCATATCACCAGAACCGGTGG
This genomic stretch from Candidatus Anaeroferrophillus wilburensis harbors:
- a CDS encoding WD40 repeat domain-containing protein, which translates into the protein MLESVVKTDIGDRLYEYASQIRPVRVSRGRGNKVYSVCFSPDGRLFATGTVNKLAYLWEVAEEKLVHPLEGHGMFVWSVCFSADGRTVATGSGDMTIFFWDVATGRPFRRLEAHNSLYDTCFSPDGRYVAAGSHDRMVYLWDLRTYKTPKLLAGHTDDVYSVCFSPDSRLLASGSYDHTVILWEVATARRLAVLTGGFSRICSVSFSPDGRLLAFGSSDHTVRLWEVASGRELLVFAGHRDLVWSVSFSPDGRLLASGSGDRTVRLWEVNTGRELRVLEGHEGEVNSVSFSPDGRLLASGSDDKTVRFWDVSVMEIRPSDVFHAVFRDRIQDEGHLAAVVRRHLLSLPFTHVELASPGRAVAWLRGTASLGLAAPICLVHDLGALLVSSSGKPVVRRPSWLPADLMPVLWEAFLQRLADHPKMRQLRRMNLADNVIGVVLGKILAGLSFPHEFRVSPGAETVLFARRLGDAHQQTSPGQLWETMTPAERFGMAALLTGDLLVHIETRLAQLDVGELRFLHLYGIGLTAFADPRQLVDLFSLLELPPPARLALISMLRLLPNISEAAAARGGMQMYAMGGYQGLSRKGSLDSLVPVELAYPQRLFCHRLLNRDALYYGRESAPRRRRQLAYIITQLGLEVRGDDDATARGLTLALARTMKHRGYDVYHSFVGSRWRKPEKLDRPEDVQRVLYYRDDGWLAAGDMLAAVLRQLRTWEEQYQQLQVFWVVNEFWDRDDWQDHHGLYAGLKQRAGQQGWVIGRGDERPPVWHNPALTEHFHCCRRLAPLTLMEEVV